The Grus americana isolate bGruAme1 chromosome 8, bGruAme1.mat, whole genome shotgun sequence genome includes a region encoding these proteins:
- the TIE1 gene encoding tyrosine-protein kinase receptor Tie-1 isoform X1, whose translation MGLQVYLLLLLPQLAGAILDITLIANVQSLSHSDFFLSCVMGDRDVSYLQIERENKIVMTHPKMGFQNYRNRSNQVQARGFSMADLVGILYCLGRTPTEQAQVVYVHNSHNAHLFPVKATQSVNIAEPATFSARVLKKKEMDVMWKRNGNYYQTTDRGEVRDDLVTLTLPNVSVSENGVYSATFMGDSPLWSAFYRLIVRACPAKKWGPSCEKDCPDCLNGGICHDHVGECICPPGFMGTRCERACREGQFGRNCQEVCQRAQGCRGLSFCLPDPYGCSCASGWSGSRCSQACPPGYYGPDCALRCACRNGGSCNRFSGCICPAGWHGQHCEKSDRFPQIIQLASELEFNLGSEPIVSCVATGNPLPASDSMELRKADGTVLKLIKAIIEPGQITCEFQVQHLTKEDTGLWECRVSTTGGQDIRKVKVNIREPPAPLSPPRLLAKQSRQLVVSPVDCFSGDGPIVSTKLLYKPKDDTSAWSSIVVDNSENITLMNLRPVTAYVVKVQLSRPGDGGEGSKGPEAIMVTECLEPTVKPVIEGWSIEEKNTLHVNWKLPSNHEPAHGFIVHLFDSARRLVCEKNITSISVLSARIGDLEFNKEYGLEVLVYHCASLGPPSDLYKVMINSKGPSSPRSLLAESVSDTAVRLSWQVPEYPNGGITKYIVELQQVGGTSEPQWIDTDSGAETTKIVGGLNASTSYQFRVRANSHVPGEWSQPVKAKTLGDGALSVPPSLGSQSTEQAGIDQQLLLAIVGSVSVTCLTILFALLALFLIKKNFFHRRRTFTYQSGSVSAACPSRTVSPAPHIPARSRSRSVASSPDTARPHFHMERGEETILQFNSGTLTLTRRPKPQPEPLSYPILEWEDIKFEDMIGEGNFGQVIRAMIKKDGLKMNAAIKMLKEFASENDHRDFAGELEVLCKLGHHPNIINLLGACENKGYLYIAIEYAPYGNLLDFLRKSRVLETDPAFAKEHGTASTLTSQQLLQFASDVAKGMQYLSEKQFIHRDLAARNILVGENLASKIADFGLSRGEEVYVKKTMGRLPVRWMAIESLNYSVYTTKSDVWSFGVLLWEIVSLGGTPYCGMTCAELYEKLPQGYRMEKPRNCDDEVYELMRQCWRDRPYERPPFAQISMQLIRMLEARKAYVNMALFENFTYAGIDATAEEA comes from the exons ATGGGACTCCAGGTTtatcttctgcttctcctcccgCAGCTGGCAG gggcCATCCTGGACATCACCCTGATCGCCAACGTGCAGAGCCTGTCCCACTCCgacttcttcctctcctgcgTCATGGGGGACCGCGACGTGAGCTACCTGCAGATTGAGCGGGAGAACAAGATCGTGATGACGCACCCCAAGATGGGCTTCCAAAACTACCGCAACCGCAGCAACCAGGTCCAGGCTAGGGGCTTCTCGATGGCCGACCTGGTGGGGATCCTCTACTGCCTGGGGCGCACCCCAACCGAGCAGGCCCAGGTGGTCTATGTGCACAACAGCCACAACG CCCACCTCTTCCCGGTGAAGGCCACGCAGTCCGTGAACATTGCTGAGCCAGCCACCTTCTCTGCGAGGGTCCTCAAGAAGAAGGAAATGGACGTTATGTGGAAAAGAAATGGCAA CTATTACCAGACCACGGACCGAGGCGAGGTGAGGGACGACCTTGTCACCCTGACGCTCCCCAATGTCAGCGTGAGCGAAAATGGTGTCTACAGTGCCACATTCATGGGGGACAGCCCTCTCTGGAGTGCCTTCTACCGCCTTATCGTGAGAG cctgccctgcaAAGAAATGGGGACCATCCTGTGAGAAGGACTGTCCCGACTGTCTGAACGGCGGCATCTGCCATGACCATGTTGGCGAATGTATCTGCCCTCCCGGGTTCATGGGCACCCGCTGTGAACGAG CCTGCCGGGAAGGCCAGTTTGGCCGCAACTGCCAGGAGGTGTGCCAGagagcccagggctgcaggggactgAGCTTCTGCCTGCCGGACCCCTACGGCTGCTCCTGCGCCTCAGGCTGGAGTGGCTCCCGCTGCAGCCAAG CCTGTCCCCCAGGATACTACGGCCCCGACTGTGCCCTGAGGTGTGCCTGCCGAAATGGAGGCAGCTGTAACCGCTTCAGCGGCTGCATCTGCCCTGCGGGCTGGCATGGGCAGCACTGCGAGAAGTCAG ACCGGTTCCCCCAGATCATCCAACTGGCCTCAGAGCTGGAGTTCAACCTGGGCTCAGAGCCCATCGTCAGCTGTGTGGCCACCGGCAACCCGCTGCCTGCTAGCGACAGCATGGAGCTGCGCAAGGCTGACGGCACCGTGCTCAAG CTCATCAAAGCCATCATCGAGCCGGGGCAGATCACCTGTGAGTTTCAGGTGCAGCACCTGACAAAGGAAGACACAGGGCTCTGGGAGTGCCGGGTCTCCACGACTGGGGGCCAGGACATCCGGAAAGTCAAGGTCAACATCCGAG AgccgccagcacccctgagCCCCCCACGGCTGCTGGCCAAGCAGAGCCGCCAGCTCGTGGTGTCACCCGTGGACTGCTTCTCTGGTGATGGACCCATTGTatccaccaagctgctctacaAGCCCAAGGATGACACCTCAGCATGGTCATCCATTGTGG TCGACAACAGCGAGAACATCACCCTCATGAACCTCCGTCCGGTGACCGCCTACGTCGTCAAGGTGCAGCTGAGCCGGCCAGGGGATGGTGGGGAGGGCAGCAAGGGGCCCGAGGCCATCATGGTGACCGAATGCCTTG AGCCCACAGTCAAGCCTGTGATCGAAGGCTGGTCCATAGAGGAGAAAAACACACTTCATGTCAACTGGAAATTGCCAAGTAACCACGAGCCGGCACATGGGTTCATCGTCCACCTCTTCGACTCTGCAAGGCGGCTGGTCTGTGAGAAAAACATCACGTCCATCTCTGTGCTCTCTGCCCGCATCGGGGACCTGGAGTTCAACAAGGAGTACGGGCTGGAGGTGCTGGTCTACCACTGTGCCAGCCTGGGGCCCCCATCTGACCTCTACAAGGTCATGATCAACAGCAAAG GGCCCTCCTCCCCACGGTCACTCTTGGCAGAGTCTGTGTCCGACACCGCGGTCAGGCTCTCCTGGCAGGTCCCTGAGTACCCCAATGGGGGCATCACCAAGTACATcgtggagctgcagcaggtggGAGGCACCAGCGAGCCCCAGTGGATCGACACCGACAGCGGCGCCGAGACCACCAAGATCGTCGGGGGCCTCAATGCCAGCACCAGCTACCAGTTTCGTGTCCGGGCCAACTCTCACGTCCCGGGGGAGTGGAGCCAGCCTGTGAAAGCCAAGACTCTGGGGGATG GAGCACTGAGCGTGCcacccagcctgggcagccagAGCACCGAGCAGGCGGGAATAgaccagcagctgctcctggctATCGTTGGCTCCGTGTCCGTCACCTGCCTCACCATCCTCTTTGCCCTTCTGGCACTTTTCCTCAtcaagaagaattttttccacCGGCGCCGCACCTTTACGTACCAGTCTGGCTCGGTGAGTGCTGCCTGCCCCTCCAGGACCGTGTCCCCAGCTCCCCACATCCCAGCCCGATCCAGGTCACGCTCCGTAGCCTCCAGTCCGGACACAGCCAGACCTCACTTCCACATGGAGAGG GGGGAAGAGACCATCCTGCAGTTCAACTCAGGGACCTTGACCCTGACACGCCGGCCCAAGCCACAGCCCGAGCCCCTCAGCTACCCCATCCTGGAGTGGGAAGACATCAAGTTTGAGGACATGATTGGGGAGGGCAACTTCGGGCAGGTCATCAGGGCCATGATCAAAAAGGACGGCCTGAAAATGAACGCGGCCATCAAGATGCTGAAAG AATTTGCTTCGGAGAATGACCATCGGGACTttgccggggagctggaggtgcTGTGCAAACTGGGCCATCACCCCAACATCATCAACTTGCTGGGAGCCTGCGAGAATAAGG gCTACCTGTACATCGCCATTGAGTATGCTCCCTATGGAAACCTCCTCGACTTCCTCCGCAAAAGTCGAGTCCTGGAGACAGACCCAGCCTTTGCAAAGGAGCACGGTACTGCCTCCACACtcacctcccagcagctgctccagttTGCTTCAGATGTGGCCAAGGGGATGCAGTACCTGAGTGAGAAGCAG TTCATTCACAGGGACCTGGCAGCGAGGAATATCCTGGTGGGAGAAAACCTGGCCTCCAAGATTGCTGACTTTGGCCTCTCAAGAGGGGAGGAGGTTTACGTGAAGAAGACAATG GGCCGCTTGCCAGTTCGCTGGATGGCCATCGAGTCCCTGAACTACAGCGTGTACACCACCAAGAGTGATGT GTGGTCGTTTGGTGTCCTGCTCTGGGAGATCGTCAGCTTGG GGGGCACACCGTACTGCGGGATGACGTGTGCCGAGCTCTACGAGAAGCTGCCCCAGGGCTACCGCATGGAGAAGCCGCGCAACTGTGATGACGAGGT GTACGAGCTGATGAGGCAGTGCTGGCGTGACCGCCCCTACGAGCGCCCACCCTTCGCCCAGATCTCCATGCAGCTCATCCGCATGCTGGAGGCCAGGAAG GCCTACGTGAACATGGCTCTGTTCGAGAACTTCACCTACGCGGGGATTGATGCCACCGCCGAGGAGGCGTGA
- the TIE1 gene encoding tyrosine-protein kinase receptor Tie-1 isoform X2 has protein sequence MGLQVYLLLLLPQLAGAILDITLIANVQSLSHSDFFLSCVMGDRDVSYLQIERENKIVMTHPKMGFQNYRNRSNQVQARGFSMADLVGILYCLGRTPTEQAQVVYVHNSHNAHLFPVKATQSVNIAEPATFSARVLKKKEMDVMWKRNGNYYQTTDRGEVRDDLVTLTLPNVSVSENGVYSATFMGDSPLWSAFYRLIVRACPAKKWGPSCEKDCPDCLNGGICHDHVGECICPPGFMGTRCERACREGQFGRNCQEVCQRAQGCRGLSFCLPDPYGCSCASGWSGSRCSQACPPGYYGPDCALRCACRNGGSCNRFSGCICPAGWHGQHCEKSDRFPQIIQLASELEFNLGSEPIVSCVATGNPLPASDSMELRKADGTVLKLIKAIIEPGQITCEFQVQHLTKEDTGLWECRVSTTGGQDIRKVKVNIREPPAPLSPPRLLAKQSRQLVVSPVDCFSGDGPIVSTKLLYKPKDDTSAWSSIVVDNSENITLMNLRPVTAYVVKVQLSRPGDGGEGSKGPEAIMVTECLEPTVKPVIEGWSIEEKNTLHVNWKLPSNHEPAHGFIVHLFDSARRLVCEKNITSISVLSARIGDLEFNKEYGLEVLVYHCASLGPPSDLYKVMINSKGPSSPRSLLAESVSDTAVRLSWQVPEYPNGGITKYIVELQQVGGTSEPQWIDTDSGAETTKIVGGLNASTSYQFRVRANSHVPGEWSQPVKAKTLGDGALSVPPSLGSQSTEQAGIDQQLLLAIVGSVSVTCLTILFALLALFLIKKNFFHRRRTFTYQSGSGEETILQFNSGTLTLTRRPKPQPEPLSYPILEWEDIKFEDMIGEGNFGQVIRAMIKKDGLKMNAAIKMLKEFASENDHRDFAGELEVLCKLGHHPNIINLLGACENKGYLYIAIEYAPYGNLLDFLRKSRVLETDPAFAKEHGTASTLTSQQLLQFASDVAKGMQYLSEKQFIHRDLAARNILVGENLASKIADFGLSRGEEVYVKKTMGRLPVRWMAIESLNYSVYTTKSDVWSFGVLLWEIVSLGGTPYCGMTCAELYEKLPQGYRMEKPRNCDDEVYELMRQCWRDRPYERPPFAQISMQLIRMLEARKAYVNMALFENFTYAGIDATAEEA, from the exons ATGGGACTCCAGGTTtatcttctgcttctcctcccgCAGCTGGCAG gggcCATCCTGGACATCACCCTGATCGCCAACGTGCAGAGCCTGTCCCACTCCgacttcttcctctcctgcgTCATGGGGGACCGCGACGTGAGCTACCTGCAGATTGAGCGGGAGAACAAGATCGTGATGACGCACCCCAAGATGGGCTTCCAAAACTACCGCAACCGCAGCAACCAGGTCCAGGCTAGGGGCTTCTCGATGGCCGACCTGGTGGGGATCCTCTACTGCCTGGGGCGCACCCCAACCGAGCAGGCCCAGGTGGTCTATGTGCACAACAGCCACAACG CCCACCTCTTCCCGGTGAAGGCCACGCAGTCCGTGAACATTGCTGAGCCAGCCACCTTCTCTGCGAGGGTCCTCAAGAAGAAGGAAATGGACGTTATGTGGAAAAGAAATGGCAA CTATTACCAGACCACGGACCGAGGCGAGGTGAGGGACGACCTTGTCACCCTGACGCTCCCCAATGTCAGCGTGAGCGAAAATGGTGTCTACAGTGCCACATTCATGGGGGACAGCCCTCTCTGGAGTGCCTTCTACCGCCTTATCGTGAGAG cctgccctgcaAAGAAATGGGGACCATCCTGTGAGAAGGACTGTCCCGACTGTCTGAACGGCGGCATCTGCCATGACCATGTTGGCGAATGTATCTGCCCTCCCGGGTTCATGGGCACCCGCTGTGAACGAG CCTGCCGGGAAGGCCAGTTTGGCCGCAACTGCCAGGAGGTGTGCCAGagagcccagggctgcaggggactgAGCTTCTGCCTGCCGGACCCCTACGGCTGCTCCTGCGCCTCAGGCTGGAGTGGCTCCCGCTGCAGCCAAG CCTGTCCCCCAGGATACTACGGCCCCGACTGTGCCCTGAGGTGTGCCTGCCGAAATGGAGGCAGCTGTAACCGCTTCAGCGGCTGCATCTGCCCTGCGGGCTGGCATGGGCAGCACTGCGAGAAGTCAG ACCGGTTCCCCCAGATCATCCAACTGGCCTCAGAGCTGGAGTTCAACCTGGGCTCAGAGCCCATCGTCAGCTGTGTGGCCACCGGCAACCCGCTGCCTGCTAGCGACAGCATGGAGCTGCGCAAGGCTGACGGCACCGTGCTCAAG CTCATCAAAGCCATCATCGAGCCGGGGCAGATCACCTGTGAGTTTCAGGTGCAGCACCTGACAAAGGAAGACACAGGGCTCTGGGAGTGCCGGGTCTCCACGACTGGGGGCCAGGACATCCGGAAAGTCAAGGTCAACATCCGAG AgccgccagcacccctgagCCCCCCACGGCTGCTGGCCAAGCAGAGCCGCCAGCTCGTGGTGTCACCCGTGGACTGCTTCTCTGGTGATGGACCCATTGTatccaccaagctgctctacaAGCCCAAGGATGACACCTCAGCATGGTCATCCATTGTGG TCGACAACAGCGAGAACATCACCCTCATGAACCTCCGTCCGGTGACCGCCTACGTCGTCAAGGTGCAGCTGAGCCGGCCAGGGGATGGTGGGGAGGGCAGCAAGGGGCCCGAGGCCATCATGGTGACCGAATGCCTTG AGCCCACAGTCAAGCCTGTGATCGAAGGCTGGTCCATAGAGGAGAAAAACACACTTCATGTCAACTGGAAATTGCCAAGTAACCACGAGCCGGCACATGGGTTCATCGTCCACCTCTTCGACTCTGCAAGGCGGCTGGTCTGTGAGAAAAACATCACGTCCATCTCTGTGCTCTCTGCCCGCATCGGGGACCTGGAGTTCAACAAGGAGTACGGGCTGGAGGTGCTGGTCTACCACTGTGCCAGCCTGGGGCCCCCATCTGACCTCTACAAGGTCATGATCAACAGCAAAG GGCCCTCCTCCCCACGGTCACTCTTGGCAGAGTCTGTGTCCGACACCGCGGTCAGGCTCTCCTGGCAGGTCCCTGAGTACCCCAATGGGGGCATCACCAAGTACATcgtggagctgcagcaggtggGAGGCACCAGCGAGCCCCAGTGGATCGACACCGACAGCGGCGCCGAGACCACCAAGATCGTCGGGGGCCTCAATGCCAGCACCAGCTACCAGTTTCGTGTCCGGGCCAACTCTCACGTCCCGGGGGAGTGGAGCCAGCCTGTGAAAGCCAAGACTCTGGGGGATG GAGCACTGAGCGTGCcacccagcctgggcagccagAGCACCGAGCAGGCGGGAATAgaccagcagctgctcctggctATCGTTGGCTCCGTGTCCGTCACCTGCCTCACCATCCTCTTTGCCCTTCTGGCACTTTTCCTCAtcaagaagaattttttccacCGGCGCCGCACCTTTACGTACCAGTCTGGCTCG GGGGAAGAGACCATCCTGCAGTTCAACTCAGGGACCTTGACCCTGACACGCCGGCCCAAGCCACAGCCCGAGCCCCTCAGCTACCCCATCCTGGAGTGGGAAGACATCAAGTTTGAGGACATGATTGGGGAGGGCAACTTCGGGCAGGTCATCAGGGCCATGATCAAAAAGGACGGCCTGAAAATGAACGCGGCCATCAAGATGCTGAAAG AATTTGCTTCGGAGAATGACCATCGGGACTttgccggggagctggaggtgcTGTGCAAACTGGGCCATCACCCCAACATCATCAACTTGCTGGGAGCCTGCGAGAATAAGG gCTACCTGTACATCGCCATTGAGTATGCTCCCTATGGAAACCTCCTCGACTTCCTCCGCAAAAGTCGAGTCCTGGAGACAGACCCAGCCTTTGCAAAGGAGCACGGTACTGCCTCCACACtcacctcccagcagctgctccagttTGCTTCAGATGTGGCCAAGGGGATGCAGTACCTGAGTGAGAAGCAG TTCATTCACAGGGACCTGGCAGCGAGGAATATCCTGGTGGGAGAAAACCTGGCCTCCAAGATTGCTGACTTTGGCCTCTCAAGAGGGGAGGAGGTTTACGTGAAGAAGACAATG GGCCGCTTGCCAGTTCGCTGGATGGCCATCGAGTCCCTGAACTACAGCGTGTACACCACCAAGAGTGATGT GTGGTCGTTTGGTGTCCTGCTCTGGGAGATCGTCAGCTTGG GGGGCACACCGTACTGCGGGATGACGTGTGCCGAGCTCTACGAGAAGCTGCCCCAGGGCTACCGCATGGAGAAGCCGCGCAACTGTGATGACGAGGT GTACGAGCTGATGAGGCAGTGCTGGCGTGACCGCCCCTACGAGCGCCCACCCTTCGCCCAGATCTCCATGCAGCTCATCCGCATGCTGGAGGCCAGGAAG GCCTACGTGAACATGGCTCTGTTCGAGAACTTCACCTACGCGGGGATTGATGCCACCGCCGAGGAGGCGTGA